The following coding sequences lie in one Melioribacteraceae bacterium genomic window:
- a CDS encoding response regulator transcription factor, whose translation METKSILIIEDHMALRLSLSSWLKDLYPSIEIHYAADGEEGLEIANYIKPDLALIDIGLPGISGFEVTREIKKQNNYTAIIILTIYEGPEYESESVTAGANYFINKKEMFKRLPETINSLLYKN comes from the coding sequence ATGGAGACAAAGTCGATTCTAATAATAGAAGACCACATGGCACTTAGGTTATCATTAAGCTCGTGGCTTAAGGATCTTTATCCTAGTATCGAAATTCATTATGCGGCGGACGGAGAGGAAGGATTAGAAATAGCCAATTATATTAAGCCAGACCTTGCGTTAATTGATATAGGATTACCAGGGATAAGCGGATTTGAGGTTACAAGAGAGATTAAGAAGCAGAATAATTATACAGCGATAATAATACTTACAATTTATGAAGGACCCGAGTATGAAAGCGAATCGGTTACAGCTGGGGCAAATTATTTCATTAACAAGAAAGAAATGTTCAAGCGATTACCAGAGACAATAAATTCATTACTTTACAAAAATTAG